GGCGAACGCGCTCGCGGTCGTACCGCCGGGGTGGCAGGGTGCCGAGGTCGAACTCCTCGCACTTCCCGACGCGGACGCCGCCGCGGCGGTGGCGGTACGACCGCCCGAACCCGAGTCCGGGCCGACCCCGCCCGAGGTCGCCCCTACCGGCGCCGACGGGCCGCCCGGTGGCGTGCTGCGCCTGCCGGCGCGGACGCCGCTCGCCGTGGCGACCACCAGCGAGAACTGAGGGTCGCCACGGGCGCACGGCAACCGCCGCCGCCGCGTCGGCAACGGCCGTCAGGGCACGGGTTCGGGGCTGGGAGCCGCCTGCCGGGCAAGTCGGACCGCCGCGTGAACCGGCGGCCGGGCCATCACCCGGTCGCCGAGCCGCAGCAGGCGCATCGTGTTCGTCGAGCCGGGCAGGCCGGGCGGACTACCGGCCACGATCAGAACCAGGTCACCGATCTGGAAGCGGTCCAGCGAGAGCAGCACGTCCTGCACCTGCTGCACCATCTCGTCGGTGTGCACGACAACCGGCATGGTGAACGTCTCCACCCCCCAGGTCAACGAGAGCTGGGCGGGTACGGCCCGGTCCGGGGTGAACGCGAGCAGCGGCACCGTGGGCTGGTGCCGGGCCAGCTGTCGCGCGGTCGCCCCCGACCGGGTGAAACAGCAGATCGCCCCGACCGTCAGCGACTGGGCCACCTCGGCGGCGGCCGCCGTGATGGCGTCCACGTTGCCGGCCGACCCGGTCGGTGGCCCACCGTCACCGGCGACGCCGTTCTCCTCGGCTGTCGCGATGATCCGGGCCATCATCCGCACCGCCGGCACCGGGAACGCCCCGACGCTGGTCTCGGCGGCGAGCAGCAGCGCGTCGGCCCCGTCGAGCACCGCGTTCGCCACGTCGGATGCCTCGGCGCGGGTGGGCCGGGACTGCTCGACCATCGAGTCGAGTAGCTGCGCGGCCACGACCACCGGCTTCGCCAGCTCCCGACAGCGTCGGATGGCCCGCTTCTGGACCAGGGGTATCTCGTCCAACGGCAGCTCGACCCCGAGTTCGTCGCGGGCCACCACGACCCCGTCGAAGGCGGCGACGATGGCGTCGAGGTGCCGTACCGCGGCCGGGGTCTCCAGCTTCGCCAGCACCGGCCGCCAGACACTCAGCTCTTCCATCACCTGATGGGCGACCTCGACGTCCTCCGGCGAGGTGACGAACGGCAGCGCCAGCAGGTCGACCCCGAGACCGAGAGCGAACCGCAGGTCGGCGGCGCGTTGCTCGGCCAGGGCGGCGCCGGTCGCGCGCTGTCCGAACCGGATCCGGGGACCACGCAGGTCGGCGAGGACGCCGACGGTGCGACCGGCGCGCGCGGCGACCTCGCGTACCAGGTGGTAGGTCGCGGCGTGCTCGACCGGGGTGCCGTGGCCCAGATCGAGCCGGGCCACGTCCATCCCGGCCTCGACCAGCTCCCGCAACCGGTCCGCCCCGGCGGTCGCGGGCCCGAGGGTGCAGACGATCTTCGCGCGGCGGGCCATCGGAGGCGGCCTCAGCCCGAGGTACGACCGGAGAGCTGCTCGACCAGCTTGAGCAGCGCCGAGTGGTCGAGTCCGCCGTGCCCCTGCGCCTTCAGCGCGGCGATGAGCTGGGCGACCGCCGCACCGAGCGGGATCACCACCCCCGCCTCGCGCGCCGCCGAGGTGACGATGCCCATGTCCTTGTGGTGCAGGTCGATCCGGAACCCGGGCTGGAACTCCCGGGCCAGCATGCCGGCCGCCTTCCGGTCGAGGATCCGGTTGCCGGCCAGGCCGCCGGCG
The Micromonospora pisi DNA segment above includes these coding regions:
- a CDS encoding pyruvate kinase yields the protein MARRAKIVCTLGPATAGADRLRELVEAGMDVARLDLGHGTPVEHAATYHLVREVAARAGRTVGVLADLRGPRIRFGQRATGAALAEQRAADLRFALGLGVDLLALPFVTSPEDVEVAHQVMEELSVWRPVLAKLETPAAVRHLDAIVAAFDGVVVARDELGVELPLDEIPLVQKRAIRRCRELAKPVVVAAQLLDSMVEQSRPTRAEASDVANAVLDGADALLLAAETSVGAFPVPAVRMMARIIATAEENGVAGDGGPPTGSAGNVDAITAAAAEVAQSLTVGAICCFTRSGATARQLARHQPTVPLLAFTPDRAVPAQLSLTWGVETFTMPVVVHTDEMVQQVQDVLLSLDRFQIGDLVLIVAGSPPGLPGSTNTMRLLRLGDRVMARPPVHAAVRLARQAAPSPEPVP